The window TAATTACCCTAATCAGCTTGTATCCTTTTTAGGGTGAGATTGCTTTAGCGTTTGGtgatttaataagaaaattatgGGCTCCTGGAGCGACTCCAGTTGCACCAAGAACGTTCAAATCAAAGCTTGCTCGATTTGCTCCTCAATTTAGTGGATGTAACCAGCATGATTCTCAGGTTTGTTGATAAATCATTTCACTggctccttttttctttcactgGTTGggtaaaaatttctgaaatggaACTTTTAATCCGTCATTGAATAAATTCTACCTGAAAGGAACTCCTTGCTTTTCTCTTGGATGGACTTCACGAAGATCTCAATCGGGTTAAATGCAAGCCTTATGTAGAAGCCAAGGATGCAGATGGGCAACCGGATGAAGATGTTGCTGATGAGTATTGGCATTATCATTTAGCACGGAATGATTCTGTAATAGTTCGTGTGTGTCAAGTGAGTATCTCTTCCCACATTCTCTGGAATCTTTTTGGCATTGGTCATTATATAACTCTGATTACTGGTTGAGCAGACTTAAGTAATGAGCTTTTGGGCATTGGAGAATATATGTCTTAGGAAAGGCTTGATTTCCTGTTTAAAAAATATAAGTTTATCAAGTATATGTATTTCTGTAAAGACAGCACTCAAGGAGTTTGAATTGTGTATTCTACTACATCAGATGGCAGCTCCAAAAGTTCATTGACGATATTATGTTATATGTTTGAAGGACATGAACATTATGGGGAAATTGTTGCTTTTTCCCATTTGAGGGAAACaaatacttcttcttcttctgcttcttttgtGATACAGAATGATACTGAACTTATTCACTAACAAGTCTTGCCTGTGTCTCTAATTGTAGGGTCAATACAAATCAACATTGGTGTGTCCTGTTTGCAAGAAGGTTTCTGTCACTTTTGATCCATTTATGTACCTTTCCTTGCCGCTACCTTCAACAACCATGCGGACGATGACTCTGACAGTCATAACTACTGATGGGAGCACTAAGCTATGTCCTTATACCATTACCGTGCCGAAGTTTGGAAAATGTGAAGATCTTATTCGGGCACTAAGAACTGCTTGTTCTCTTGGGGATGATGAGACCCTTCTGTTGGCTGAGGTAAGAAATTAACTCTGAGGGTATGTCAGTTTGAATCTTAGAATTCTTAGTGATTTGCAGAgagcatttttcttttccagatATACAACAACTGTATCATACGTTATCTGGAGGAGCCTACAGATTCTTTAACATTGATTAGGGATGAAGATCAGCTAGTTGCTTATCGGTTAGCAAAGGATTCTGAAGATCTCCCCTTGGTTGTGTTCATGCATCAGAGGATGGAGTAAGTGTACAGTCTGCCACCACAAAGATATTCTAACATTtagatttctgtttttttttttttttaaattgaaatggtgcttgagttattttatttttagtcatCTGATTGTGAACCTTTCGGTTACAAAGGATCATacttaagaaattaatttagttTAGTATGCCAAGATCAAGCAAAGAATAGTTTGGCCCTCATGTTAGTAAGGATTTTTCAACAAGTATCGcattatgaaaattttgaggGTGTATATATTCCTTTAATACTCTTAGATTTCTTTTCCCCTCACGTccaaaatagaaagagaaatattaatatatatattctcgCATGATCTTTATAAGGAAATTCTTTCACATGGGAGCAGGAAGGCATTTTGAGTTCACAGAAATCCACCAGCCTTGTTCTGATATGACTCGAGAACTTCAAGTAACTGGGTTCTGTTTCAAAATTACTAACTTttcatttgtcttttttgtGTCAGGGAGTCCTTTCACGGGAAGTTTGGTATTCCTCTTGTTGCAAGGCTCAGTGGTCAGGCTGACAGATCTAATATCTGTAGCCTCTATCTGAGACTACTTAATCCATTCCACAATCTTGGTCAAGATGttgcaaatgaaaatgattgcaCAGAGAGCAGTGGAACTGAAGATGCCACAACAGCAGAAGATGCCTCGAGCCCCATTATAGGTCCTGCTATGTCCAATAACTCTGATGTGAAAAGAGTCGACTCTACCCCAGACTCTGAGCTGAAGTTTTATCTAACTGATGCAAAGGGGACCAAGGATCGTGAGATTCGGATGAGTGAGCCAGTGGTGCAGGCTGAAATGTCCAGGCAGTTGCATGTTCTTGTTTGTTGGCCTGAAAAtcagataaaaaattatgatacaaACCCTCTTAGCTCCTTGCCTGAGATTTTCAAGCCTGGATTCTTGTCAAAAAGGTCTCAAGAGACTGTCTCCTTATACAAGTGCCTTGAAGCCTTCCTGACAGAGGAGCCGCTTGGACCAGATGACATGTGGTCAGTGCCCAGACTTAAAAACATTGTTTTCCCTATAGAAGTTTGGTTGAGAAGCTATGCAAATTATTGGCTGCTGGAGGCCTTATACAACATGCAACAGTTTTGATTGCTGCGTACTGAATAATGTCCCTAGGTTTTGAATCATGATTTGTGCTTTCTGCAATCCCtattctttcaagaaaaatctGGATCTGTTGGCTTTTAATTCAGATAATCTTTTAGATACCGCTATTATTGACGTAATATATATTGCTTTTTACTAGTTATGACCCTGATGCTAGGCATAACTTTTAGAAATGATTAATCCCTTAGTACAGATATGTTTAGATCTATACGTGTCTGAATTTCTGTTGCGTAGATAGGTGTGATCTCCTAGTTATTTAGCTCTCTGTCAACATGAGCATATGCTCTActcttcaaatttaggtcttaTAATCTGATACCTTTCACTCTCTGCTTTAAGTTCTGTTTGTTCTGTCAATTCTCAAGTCACATGGAGCACATTTTCGAAATGAGGTCTTCACTCTGCACTTCCTTTCAAACTTATATAAAACAACCATGTATTATGTGAAATCTGAAACCAATTTCATTGTTTTGGTCAGTTGGCACTGTAATTTTTTGGGAAATGATTCGTGACTTAATAACTTTTTCTCTCTGATATTGATGGTCTAGTTTATAGATCGACTCCTAATTTCTTTGTATTCAGTATTTCTTTCTAATTGTGGGTAATGCAATATGCTAATACAGGTACTGCCCCCGGTGCAAAGAGCACCGCCAAGCTAGCAAAAAGTTAGATCTTTGGAGACTGCCAGAGATTTTAGTAATTCATTTGAAGAGGTTCTCCTACAGCCGCTTCTCGAAAAACAAGTTAGAGACATATGTTGACTTCCCCATAGACAATCTTGATTTATCAGCTTACATTGCATGGAAGAATGGCCAGTCCTCTTGCCGCTACATGCTTTATGCAGTTAGTAATCACTATGGCAGCATGGGAGGTGGTCATTATACTGCATTTGTCCATGTAAGCTCTCCTTCACTTGATGTTCTCTTACTTTCTGGTGTAGTTCATCGTATATCTGTTTACTTCTTTTTGCATGTTCTTCTTGCCTGGTAATGTTAGAATTGATTGTCATTTGTCAACATGAGTCTACCTGTATATGTGTAGTTGTCACTTAATGTAAGTGGTTCAGCTTGTGATCTACAGCCAAATGTGGAGATCATTTTCTGTTGTGAAGTTATTGgatgaattatattgatttgCAAAGAACTCAACAGACTTAACTTCATTAGAGGAGATTCTAGTATGTGGCTTTTTAATTGTTGATGTAGCCTCAACAATCGATTTTAAGAATTAATTTCTTCGTTAGTTCATTGTTTCTGGCAAATATTTGAGTCATGGGGATCAATCTGGCAATTTCTAGCAGGGCCAAACTAGAGACACTATACAAAACTGTTACTATTATTGGCCCTTAACGACCTTTGATCAATGTTATCTTGCTGATGCAGCATGGTGGCAATCGATGGTACGATTTTGATGATAGCCACGTGCACCCTATCGGCCTGGAGAAAATTAAGACTTCCGCTGCTTATGTACTATTTTACAGAAGAGTGATAGAAGTGTGAAATCCAAGTAGAGTAAGTGAAATTCTTGATAGACTGAAGGCTGACCACATTTGTAAAGCCTTCACCATTTTTGACCATTGAGTTTGCAGTTGTCATACCAAAACAGGTATCATTCTTTTGTTGCGTTCAGCTTACCGCCTCTCCTCAATCAATGATGACGAAGGGAGATTATAAGCTTGGAGGTGTCTAGGACAGTTGTAACATAGTTAGCAGTCGAAGGTGCTAGAATTATACAATCAGAGACCACTTCTTTAAAATCTTTTGACCATATGTGAGGGATACCTGATAttctttgacattttttttttttttttttcatttgaggGAGTTGTTACCCTGTCATTAGGATTGTAAGACCGGTGAAGCAATTGAAATCATTCATCGGTAAGCGTTGGAATATAGTGTTGTGGTTGTAGCTCATAACcttcttttctgttttgatACATTTCTCTATCTGCTTGGTAGAATACAGGGAACCTTGTCCATGGAGATAttgaaaatcgaaatttttgAGTGTAACTTGTTGGCTTTTCCTTGGTGTGGGTTTTCTTGACGCGCCAAAATTATCGGTTACAAAGCTTATACGTGACGGAGTCAGCCACCGGATATGCCAGTGCCGGTCATTATCTCATCTGCCGGGACCCCaaataaagagggaggaagagCAAAAGCCCTAAAGATGAATTCTCTGGCGGGGCTCGTCGGACTCCAAAGCGATGGCCTGCCGCTCTCTATCCTTTTCGCTTACGTTGACTGACCCAACTCGTGCTTTTATCACAGGAGGAAAGTTGGGATTTCATTTTGTATacgtgtcaatttagtcatatttttttgtgccaatttagttttaaactttttttacttTGTGCCGATTCAACcatttccgatcaattttggccggattttgttgATTGGATGCCAGCCGTTGACGTGATTAGCACTGACGTGAACAACtctttaaaaacattttaatatttttgaattttttatttttattttttccttatcttctttctttctccagcCAGTTGTTGGACCTTAGTGGTTGGCTAGAGGTAACGGtcggtgaggtcgacctcgctggtcacctcgctagtggccatGAGGGCAGCTTCATGTTGGGCAGCAAGCTAGCGAGGCCATGAGGGCAGCTTCATGTTGGGCAGCAAGCTAGCGAGGCCATGAGGGCAGCTTCATGTTGGGCAGCAAGCTAGTGGCCGTGAGGGCAACTTCATGTTGGGCAGCAAGGCTTGCCCTCGTTGGCGCCTCCTAGGCTATGATCTCGCGAGGGTGAGCCTTGAGCCTCGCGACTCGCTAGCCTGGTGCGAGGCTGCTCTTGCGGCTTGCTGGcattggtgaggcttgcccttgctagCCATGTGGCCATTGGCTTGACCCTCGCGGCCATTGACGAGGTGGCCGAtcagaggagagaagaaaaaaaaaaataaaaaattaaaaaaaaattattaaaagttgttcaagTTAGCAAAGTTAGCTgggaaggactgaattggcattaagtaaaaatgtttaggactaaattgacataaaaaaattgtttaggaattaattggcacaaatgtaaaatatttatgatttttttttaacacttctctCAAAACCTGTGTGCACTGTAATGAttgttcttccctttttcttttctttctattatcATTTTGCCCAAGCTAACCTAACGATCGTGGGGGTGCATAATTGAATTAAAAGAACTGGCTGTATGGGGAGGGAGGGATTGATGGACCACATCGCTTCTAATTTTTCCATTTCCGTGTAAGATGTGACGAGACCTTGTTGATTGTGGCAGGCATCGTGGTACGATCTGCTTTGGCCGAGGCCAAGGACCACCACCCCACAATGACCCGGTGACAAAATCCCCTCCCCACTTTCATTTCACATTTCACATTTCAAGTACTCAGTGAGATAACCCTTCAGTCATCGCCTGATTCCAATGGTTTAAATATCTCAGATAAAGTTTATCTTTCCCAATGCTTCGTCTTCCTCGTGCTTCATTGAGAATTTCGCGATAAAAGGACAACGATTTTCAAAGAAGATGTCTAATTTCCATTTATTTAGTGATTTaaaaaaagtgatttctttatcagaattttttttctctttctctcagtTTAGATTTATTATTCTCAGTTCGTGtagatcaattaaatttttGTCATCAAAGCATCGAAAAGTTGGAAATTTCTATGGACAtagttttccttcaaacaaaCGGATCCTAAGCATAATTATTCGGTTAAAATACCGAAACGTTAGACAATAATTTTTATGGACATAGTTTTCCTTAAGATAAACGGATCCTAAGTATAATTGACCGAGTGTCGTGATGCTCGTTGACAAGATTCCAGGAAAAACTAACACGCGAGCAATGATGAATAGAGACCGTGCAGCAGTATCATTTCCGATATCCGgtaaattccaagaaaataaaataaaaatcgtcTCTTGCATCGATTCACGAAAAAGCGAATGACATGAAATGATGATCTTAGCCAGCACGGACGCAAGTCGCCCATCTTCGCCAATGCATCGCGGCTTACACGACTTGGACAAAACGGGTTAGCCCTGCGAACGCGAAAAGGGAGCTGGGGAACAGACTTTCATGAACTTTCCCTAACACAAAAGAAGGACGACTGACAAACCAATCCTCCCATTCACCATTTAATACCATCCGCTTCCCTTTGCATGGAACGGATAGATCTTCTCAAAACCTCAGACCCGTCAGCGTTTTTCCAGATGCCACATAGAAATCGAAACTTCATTGAATGAGAAATGGCTGGACGCGATGCATTGAATGTCCCGGGTCCTtctgtggagagagagagagagagatcgcgTCGTCCTGCAAAAGGCAGCATGGGTTGGGGAACGCATGGTCTGTAAGTGTGTATGGCCATATCCGGTGCTCTGAACGTCCATATCAAATCGGTCGGGGCTCGATCGATCCGTGGTGAACACGTATGGAACGTGTCGACCGAAGCTTTTGCATGGCCACGTTCGATGAACATGGCCGAGTTGTGCAGATGCATAGAACTCGAATGTTAAGTCAATTTTGGCTTTCGACGCATAAAGAAGACAATAGCTGGAAGCTGATTTTGGATTGGTGGACCACGGACGTTTTTCATATTTGAATGTAAAAAGTCACGGCTCTCTCCCTACCCCCCTTGCCTGTTGCACATGGTTAGGCATATTCAGTATTCACTGCAATTCCTGGTTTGAAAAGAGAGATGCAAAATGCAACTTATGCATGGGAAGGTGTTAAATTAGGGCGTTTTAACAAGTCGTCACAATTTCCGTCCAAGTAATTTTTGGATTGTCTCGAGAATATGTTTAAGCTCCCGCATAAGGGTTTCATTGAGTGCATGCCGTAAGAAAAATCTAGAAATTACATGCCGTAAGAAAAAAGGGTTTTATTGAGTGCGCGTGAATGAGATGGTTCACATACATAATATCTGAAAATTATTCAATCTGAAAATTTACAAGCTatgagaaaaatgatcattttgaaACACAATCTTCATCAAAGTAATTCTTAATTAGTCTCAGGGGTAATGCTTAAGCCTCCGCATAAGGGTTTTATTGAGTGCGCACGAATGAGATGGTTCACGTGCATAATGTCGGGAAATTATTCGATCCGGAAAATCCGGAAATTACATTGTGAGGAAAGGATGGAAAAACCACATGCTTCTTGATCTTGTCAAAAAAGGGGAGTAGGAAATGTAATGAAGAAGAAGTGGGGAACATATTACAGACCTTAAACACGTGTTTCAGACAGCTGTAACCACAGCAATGAATGGAAAAGGggaggagggaaggaggagggaaggGGACATAATGGTCACAAGCAAAAGTGTGGATGGTGGTGGGGTAAGGAAAAGGGTTAGGGTTAGGGTTAGGTTACcgttttttccttctctctttttttttttttttttattctttggaaTATGGAACCGcaattggccaaattgatttgatctgatTCTGATGTTATGATGTTGGGCTTACGAGAAAAGGTTAAATCAGATAGGCCTGACCATCCCTTCAGAAaaatgtcttctttttcttgaccattttgtttatttggcAGGAGGGGTCAGTGAGTGACATGACATTGCAAATGGGGGAAGGGAGGATCTCCACAATCCATTTATTTCTCTAATAATTCCTTGCCTTCTCGAGGAGAGCTTACcataaaactctctctctctctctctctctctctcccccatctTTTTCAGACAGGACCCGCACACAAAGGCATCATATAAAAGCCAAAACACCAACTACATGATTTGACGTTACAGATTCTCCGAGTATTCCCCACCACCCACCACCAAACAAATagagccctctctctctctctctttctctgtgtaTCACACACAATCACGTACAGATATATGCACAATATCTAGGGTGTATTATTATCCCACCGCTGAAGAAGGGGGGGTGGATCTTTTTggttcttgaaaagaaaaataaaaaatgtttgtcAATATCAAAACTTTCCACCCTTATATTGGGGAGACTCCGCACTGACTTTGTTCAACATGAGAGAAATGCCTATGTCTAAGTTCACCTTTTTCGAGGATGTTGCTGTGTCGAAATTTGACAGAGGACCATTCTCACCTCCGAGGCTACAACATGACGCAGTGCTGCAACAAGCAGTGTTTTTCATTTGAGTCAAGGTCAGCAACACCAAGGGAGTCAACTGGCTAAATTTATACACGACAGAGATAGGTGATTAAGGTCAATTTGTGGATGAACGTTTTACCTTAAACAGGGGGTTGGAGtaaaaattctttatttatttgtgttttctgGCCAACCTGAGATTTTCAAAGATCTGTGTGCAACAGTGACCCTGGGTGTCTAGCAAGCTGTGCTGCAgtaattaccaaaaaagagaacaaaacaaaaaaatgtgaaGAGAGGACGGAGGTGATATCTCCAACATATATCCTGGAGCTCCTGTCATTGAATGTTTTTCTTCTGAGCCATCAAATTCGGTgtcattgatttctttttctgagCTTGACAGCTGATAGTAACCACAGCTgttgagaaaaagagagggggagggagagagagtgagtggtTGAATGTTGATGTCATACAAGCTTCAAGAAACCTAGCTAGAAGTCAATATGGGATGTCTTGGCCATGTTAGATCAAGAGCTCAAGCCAAACCTGAATGAAGGTCAAACttagtttttcttgtttataaaaaaagaagaagaagcacttaccaaaaagaagaagaagaagaagaagaagaagaagacaaagagaGCTTATTGCCTTCTAGTAGGAAAAACGCCTAGCAATATATTGAAATACTGGTTGATTACCCAAAAAATTGCATGGATGATAGTACCCAATTTGGCAACGATACAATCATTAAATCTGCTTGGGCAAAAGTGACTGTCCAAATCACATGAGCCATCCATTCAAATTTAACTTTGACAAATGTGTACATTGGATTATTCACATGCGAAACTAGGAAAAGCCCTAAACTGTACTATCTCTCTCTGTGCGGGTGCATGTGGACTTTGTTGAAAATATACTCCTCATAGTCAGCAGCACTCAACGATGCGATCTTGCTACCGTTGCTATTGATGAACCTGACTCGCGAACGACGACATCAAAATTTAGCTCGTTGGTCAGATTTGCTATCCATCATCCTCGCTAGCTGACAACGTCCTATGCCCTTGAGGTCAACAGCAACTAAGTAGCAAAGGTGTGAAGAAGGTTGGAGCATCAAGGAGAAAGCTGTGGCGACACTAGTGGTAGCAGTGACAACAGAGGAGACTAGTCGTCGAACAAAcggaggaaagaagagagaaacaGAAAGAGGTGCTGGCGGGTGATAAGGTATAACCATCTTCACGGGGTAATCTTCCGCCACACCAGAAGTTCTCGTATATAAGAAGTACGAAATTTCACATGTTATCTGATGGGAGAGAGGTCTGCGAGACGGGAAAAAAATGCAGATTATTGTACTATGTCCCAAACGAAATACATAAATACTGAGTTTCTCTTTCGAAATAAATTACAAGAATCGATACACATATTCATGAGCAAGACCTTGAAAAAGATGAGAGGGCCACATAAAAACAAATTATACAGGATGATGATATCATTGAGGGTTTTAATTGAGGGGATGTGTTCTTGCTTTTATCAAGCCCTCATTGACTTCTTGAAATGacaaatcaagaaattaaagCAAGCTCTCTCGTAGACACGAATTAGAGTTCATCTTTACTATTCTTTAATAGAATCCATGGGACTTGTGAGTTCCTTGATGATCACCGGCAATTGCTTGGTCCGCCTTCCCTTGCTTGTTCCCATCCAACTTTAGCCCAAAGTGAATGTGAGGAAAATGTGCCCACTACATATACACCAACATCAAAGTACATAAGATTAATTATAACGGACCGATGTGCTATTTTTAGCTCTCTAAGCCCTAGCTTTAAACAGTAGAGTCCATGTTAACAACTTCTACTGGCATTGAGATATCAATCTATATTAAGGTGATGGCAGTAATATAAGTACTTtcactaaaattttcttattgaaTGCAAATGTACATGCTGGGATATTTGATCATCTGTTCTTTACAGACATTGGATTAAGGATGTCAAAATTAGATAGTCATAGTCAAAAAGGCCAGCTCCTCACCTTATCTTGTAAACATGTCTagcatttctcttttccttattGTGCAACCCTAAAGAACATGTTGTTTAAACTCATTCCGGTGGatcaaatcaatcattcaagTGGAATCCATGTTGTATATCATAAGAATCGTTCCTTGTGTTCCTTCATAGAAGGGTTTTATACGCAGTTGTATTTTAAACAAAGTTACTTAGTTTCAAAGTCCATCATAAACACTCTTTTAAATGCTCTTTAGATATTTCTTAGACATCGACAAGCATCTTTAAAACAAGTTTCATATTGGAAATTCTCGATTCCTTCTTACTGTTAATTTTCTTCTTAAGGTATTAATGcatagagaagaaaatggaatagGCGACATCATTAAATCTTAACAGGAAGGGTTTTGCTCAGTGGCAGTAGGATATGACTTATATAGATGCACATGTAGAACTTATAATTGATTTACTCACATTTATTGACATGAAACACAAAATAAGAGGGTGGTTGTATAAGTCAGTTATATCATAATGTTGTCAAGACGTGTTATGGAGATGTTATTTAGTGTGTACCTTATAGCAGCGGCTATACCATAGGAGAGATTCAATATTAACTAAGAGATATGTTGCCCGAACAAAAAGATGTGACAagtatgaaaaagaaattggtaGAAGTATAATGCCCTAATCAACTAAAAGCCAAGATTATCCTTGTTCTTTTCCCTACCTAAGTATTAGGAAAGATGTCCTTTATGAACTGAAATTAAGCCTATTAGGTGTACTCTGATTGATCATGAGAATCATCGACTTACATTTTTGGCAGCTGTACTAAAGGCTTCCCTGTGGCTTATGTCAGGATTACTGGCTTTAATCCTTTGGATTTCTTCCCTGAGGAGGAgaaaattggaaatgaaaaCAATGCAAAGATATCTTTCAATCAATGTCAAAACCctctatttataataattaatcATAAGTTAGGGACCGTACTTACTTAATGAACCTGTTATATGCAGAAGGAACTCGTTGCCTTTTCTCTGGGGCTGCATCATTGTCGACGAATTGTGATCATTGATGACAAATTGTGAAGGCATACTCGCTTTAGTAACTCTCATTCAATAACACTAATGCAcgaaaaaagaccctattgttTGTAGTATTTCCACAAGTTATAATTAGTCACAACTATATCATATGTTGGGCGGAGTTTATCACTTGGATTAATATTCTATTAGACTCAATCAAATCACAGCTACAATGAATAGAACcttattaaagaaataagagtAATGGTTTATGTATGCGACCGATTGCAACTGGAGGAGCATATGATCATATTAATTGAGAGACCATCCAAAAGttcttttcttagttttttttttctttttatgttagGCAAATATAACACTTGTTAAAGACACCTTTCTCAAGCAAAACATGGATTaaaggatataaaaaaaaaaatttctatttcgaattttgtttgttGACAAAGGGGAAATGGATTGAGGATTATGATCATAAACACTACGTGTGGGGAACAATTATTCACAACTGGCCTTAATCCTCTTTCATGCGTTAGTTGTAACTATCCATGTTTTTACCAAGTAATGCACTAATGGTGATTAAGACCgcttgtagaaaatcttttttttcctccatttggTAGTACCTGGGATATAAACACAGATCAAAAACCACATTAAATTAAGGCCTTTGAGATAGTACTTGCTCTATTTTCTCTTGTCACTTTTAGCTTCTCTGACATgcttaatctcaaattttaaaaGGACACGAGAATTTTACATCGAGTGTAATTCTCCTTGTTCAATCTCATCCACAATGATTTTCTGTTGCAAAGTGCATGAAATTATGAGAGCCAATTTGATACTTATCATAAACTTATAAGTTATCAAACAGtgagtttttaaatttgaaGGGTAATTCTCcaagagggggaaaaaggagAACATGTCTATTCCTTGCCTCATTTAGTCATTGCTCATTTCTATGAGTGTAGCAATAATTCAATTTGTATTTAGTTAATGATTTTGTAACGTATTGGTATGAGACAAACACCGCATATGTTAAGGTACTTCTGCTTTGCACATTGCTTCCTCGGGAACATGTGCAGGCTCTGTCCCAGATAATGACCACCAAGAATTTGAACACTTATCCTGAGAATCTCCATGCATGCATATTATCAACTCTTTTAGTGCATATCACAAGACACCAATGCATGCCGAGAAGGACGATTTGAGTACTTGCAACTCCAAGTAGAAGCATATAACAATCTTAGTCAAGTAAAATGAGGGAAACATGACCAAAAGGTTTTAATGTCCATACTTTCTCAAGGATTAGCTTTACCTTTTGCTGTGTCTTTTAGAAATGAAACtgtgttttggaaaattttcaagttgGAAGCTCGACAAGAACATGCTCTTTGGGATGCGAAGTTATTGGCACGGAACTACCAAATGTACTTACTTGAGTCGACCCGACTAAAAGCCAAAGACATGCCAAAAACCCCAcatgcacgagagagagagagagagaagggggctGAATTGTAAAAGGACACAAGACCTGCAACATCGACGCAGAAAAA of the Eucalyptus grandis isolate ANBG69807.140 chromosome 10, ASM1654582v1, whole genome shotgun sequence genome contains:
- the LOC104421367 gene encoding ubiquitin carboxyl-terminal hydrolase 8, with product MDGPAGDSPDSAQLPEPDAGEQRVYFVPYRWWKDAHDSMPGEPDGKRGIVYVASPASSSYGGPMKIINNIFSSDLAFNLRRDENSAAARDREDGEVGVSGRDFALVSGEMWVRALKWHSDSKVALKESRSFSAAEDDMSDVYPLQLRLSVLREASSLAVRISKKDNAVELFKRACKIFSVDIELMRIWDFSGQTSLFFLNDNNRFIKDGPRISEQEVLLELQIYGLSDSIKCREGKKDEKGILILCNGVNSLAINGSACNGNSDSFRVCMSSVNQSSEAGSLGLTGLQNLGNTCFMNSSLQCLAHTPMLVDYFLGDYAREINHDNPLGMDGEIALAFGDLIRKLWAPGATPVAPRTFKSKLARFAPQFSGCNQHDSQELLAFLLDGLHEDLNRVKCKPYVEAKDADGQPDEDVADEYWHYHLARNDSVIVRVCQGQYKSTLVCPVCKKVSVTFDPFMYLSLPLPSTTMRTMTLTVITTDGSTKLCPYTITVPKFGKCEDLIRALRTACSLGDDETLLLAEIYNNCIIRYLEEPTDSLTLIRDEDQLVAYRLAKDSEDLPLVVFMHQRMEESFHGKFGIPLVARLSGQADRSNICSLYLRLLNPFHNLGQDVANENDCTESSGTEDATTAEDASSPIIGPAMSNNSDVKRVDSTPDSELKFYLTDAKGTKDREIRMSEPVVQAEMSRQLHVLVCWPENQIKNYDTNPLSSLPEIFKPGFLSKRSQETVSLYKCLEAFLTEEPLGPDDMWYCPRCKEHRQASKKLDLWRLPEILVIHLKRFSYSRFSKNKLETYVDFPIDNLDLSAYIAWKNGQSSCRYMLYAVSNHYGSMGGGHYTAFVHHGGNRWYDFDDSHVHPIGLEKIKTSAAYVLFYRRVIEV